A window of Oryctolagus cuniculus chromosome 2, mOryCun1.1, whole genome shotgun sequence genomic DNA:
TAATCTGTGGAAAACCTCAGACACTGGAAGTAATACCTGAACTAAATAGAAAAAACTGTTTTGAAACTTGAGAacctatttcttttaaatttgtaggCACCAAAGATCCTGCTAAGAGATGTAGTCTCAGAGAAAAAATTTCTGGCTATATGGACAGAGCAGAAAACATCAAGAAATACTTGGATCAAGTAAAAGAAGGTAAAGAGGCTGTCTTTGAAAGCTGCCCATAGCCCCTGTGGTCCAGCCCATTCACCAGGGATTTCTGGCTCTGCCCTTAGGAGCTGTGTGTGGCCTTGACTTCTTGTCCGTGAAGCTGACAGATTTATACAAGAAttattcttaacttttttttttttaagtaagctGGGCAGGGTTAGGGTCAGACTCCTCTTTGAGCGTCTGATGGGAGCTGCGTACACTGCAGAACTTTGCGTGCTGTTCTTAAGGAATTCACATCCCTGTGAAGCTTATGTGTACACCACATTATAAGAACTGTAGAGAAATACTGACTGCAAATCTTGCATTCTGTTTCTATTTGCCTTTATGAATTGACCAAAATCATTAAAGTAGCTAAGAAACTCCTATGactcctcagattttttttttttttttttttttttttttttttttttgacaggcagagtggatagtgagagagagagacagagagaaaggtcttcctttgccgttggttcaccctccaatggccgctgctgccggtgcaccgcgctgattcgatggcaggagccaggtgcttctcctggtctcccgtggggtgcagggcccaagcacttgggccatcctccactgcactccctggccacagcagagagctggcctggaagagggacaaccgggacagaatccggcaccccgactgggactagaacccggtgtgccggcgccgcaaggcagaggattagcctagtgagccgcggcgccggcctcctcagATTTTCTTGTGAATCAAACACTTCGGAGTTAAGCATTGCTAATGATTAGGGATGAGGCAGGTATGGTTCCCTGTGTTATTAGTTCGCAGTGCCTAATCtggatgacaaaaaaaaaaaaaagaatctggttGACAAAGATCAGTGTAATTGGCCCTTGCCACCCTTACATGAAGTGCACAGTACTGCTGCTTTCTATGGCCAAAGATACTACACCTGAGAAGCCAGGGCACTCAGGCCTCCGCtgcccttcctttctctgttaGTACAACCCTCTTCCCACCTCTTCCTACAATTCTGTTATCAGCCCATACCCTGAGGACTCCCCTCCCTCACTGAGCTCTGTGGATTAGTAATAAAATTGTGTCTCCTTCTCCCCACGTTGAAATCTATCCTGTGGATACTGTAACATCCCAGTCTTTAGCTTGTGTTATTAAGAAGCACTGTAAAATTTCTGCTTAAAATACTCAGTAACTGCTGAGAACAATGTCTGAAGTCCCCATATGGCATTACAGTTATGTTTAAAATCACTTTAGCTGTTGACTTTCAAGACATAGTAGGTCAAGTCTGAAGAGGAGGACCAGATAGCCACTGAGTTATAACTTGTGGTTCTACTCATGGGGACAGGAAGTTGTCAAATCCACGTAGCCCTCCCTTGAATAAACTGCCTGTCTATAGGATCCAGCTCAGGAACCTCACAAGAAACCTCGGAAGTTTTCCCGTTGCCTAGCCGCTGTGAAGGCAGAAATCATTTATGGAGCAGTTGGCCTTATTTACCTCTGTATATGTAGTTTCCTGCAAAGTGCATGGTATATGGTAGGCATTTGATAAGTATTTGCTAAGTGAGTAAGTTCAAAAATGTATAACTGATTCTGATTAATCAGCATactcaaaatataaaatgtattttaaaaatggtcaCTGGTTACATAATGTAAACTTGTGTCTTGTAGATGGAAAATATCACAAGCAAATTAAAATAGAAGAGAATGCAACAGGTTTCAGTTATGAGTCACTTTTTCAAGAATACCTTAATGAGACAGTTACAGAAGTTTGGATAGAAGATCCTTATATTAGACAGACACATCAGGTAAGTGAAATGttctgaaatattattttttaagtatttattatttatttgaaaggcagaattacacagacagagggagatcttctaggccaagccaaaatctaggagcctggaactccatccaggtctcccatgtggatgacaggggcccaagtacttgggtcatccttgctacttttcccaggtcattagcagagaactgactggaagtggagcagccaggacatgggcGTGGGATGCCCACGTTTCAGAGGGCCTCAGaagtcactgtgccacaacgctggcccctgaaatattttaaatatacgaGTTACTGATAATCTATCTTAATATTTTTCAGCTATATAACTTCCTTCGATTTTGTGAGATGCTTATTAAGAGACCATGTAAAGTAAAAACTATTCATCTTCTCACCTCTCTGGATGAGGTAAGCATCTAAAAACACTTACTCTGTCTTAACTTACTACCGTTGTTCTGTTATGAGATGTAGTCTAGTCTAGGAAAACCTGGGTACAGTGTTCTAGCTTGATCTGCTCATCTATTTATTGGGACttaatttattatctttttttttttaagattgatttatttatttgaaaggcagagttacagggaggcagagacagagaggtcttccatctgctagttcagtcccgaattggccacagaggccagagctggactgatccgaagctgtgagccaggagcttcttccgggtctcccaagtgggtgcaggggcccaagctcttgggccatcttctactgctttcccaggccatagcagagctggattggaagtagagcagctgagactcacactggcacccatatgggatgccggcactgcaggcggtggctttacctgctgcaccacagcactggccccttattttaTTATCTAACGATAGGTAtaacacattttgaaaaaaaaaaaaaagtactgaattTTAAGATGTTTCTATCTGGTCACTTTGCTAAACTCTCTTATTAGTTCAAATAGTTTACCAATTTACTCTGTTGGATTTTCTAGGAGGTGATCACTCTGCACTACTGACaattttgtctctcttttttaaaagatttatttgaaaggcagactgacagagagggagacagagagatcttctttctactggttcactctccaaatagccacaacaaccaggtctgggctgggctgaagccaagagccaagaacatccccgtcttccacgtgggtggcagggacccacgtacttgggccgtcttctgttgccttccctggagcattagcagggagctgaactggaagtggagtaacaaGGACTGAAGCTGGTGCTCagtaggggatgccggcatcacaagtggGTTAACACGCTgcgccacaatactggtcccaacAACTTTGTCTCTTTTCCAGTTTTATATATGGGTGATAGCAGCATAGCAGGCATCTCGATTTTAACTTAAATAGGAATGAATCTAAGTAATTATGGTTTCTAGGATTAATTCAAGACATAGGCAGCCCCACGTGGATGACTAGACATCAGCACTAAAATACATGTAAGGAGACAGGAGAGTTATGTTTACATTAGAAGAGAGCAATTATTTTCATTAAGACAGTTGTTTTATAAGCTGCTTCACATTCCTTCATTGCTTCTTTGAATTAATAGACATTGAAACTAGTATAGAAACTTCCCATTGTAATCTGCATATGATATACACAGTACAGCTTTAGAAATACATTAATAATTCAGGCAAAAAATTTAACTCTCGCTGTTAACAGGGCATTGGGAACATGCAGCAAAGTAGTggcctaaaagaaataaaagagtcaCTCAGGAACCATGGAGTATTGTTGGAAGTAGAATATTCTTCTTCAATACATGACCGAGAAATTAGGTTGGTgtgcaatattttaatttttaaatttctgttaatgttttatgattgcatgttactatttttaaatattgaaaatttgaATAATTGGAGTAACTTCTTGAGGAGAAAATACTTGAATAACTGTTCTTTGTGTGCATTTAATATTTCCTAGTAGAATAAAATTTACATGTTCTGTGTCATGTGAGAAAGATGAGTAGTTTCTTGTCTGTTCAACTCTCTATGTAATGTTATGTTGGAATAATTCATTTTctagtgaaattaatatttactcaATGTGGTTTTACTTCTTATTGGATATTAAATATCCTGGTAGTTTGTGGGTCTGTAAGAAAAGAGCATACACAGTTATTTTAGCAGGGTTTTCATATGTTTATGGCAATATCATCCTTGGTTTTAATGAaaacttgtttaaaaattatttattttagaggcagagagagagagagtaactctcatcctctggttcactccccagtgcctgaaATAGGCAGGGGAGTTACTGAAgcaagcagccaggaactcaaagcaggtctcccatgtgggtggcagggcccaatgCCTTGATCCATTACTGCCTTCTCccaggttcacattagcaggaagctggactccggAGCTAGAGGCTTGCATTAAACATAGGTACTCTAATgagggacactggcatcctaacctgcatcttaaccactaggccaaatgcccacccgtgAAAACTTAAGCAGAACCTAAATAAACGAAGCAGATGCAAGTGCAGCCACTTGCTTAAGTGGAGGTCAAGGCCCAGGGCTCTTCCTCACCTCCCCCAGATCCAAGTAGGAGAGCCTCTGAGCACCACCAGCAGTCCCCCTAAACACACTTGCACTCGTCAGCAGGACAGGGAGACTTTTAACCAACAAGCTGAATTCAAGAGTCAGTTTTGatttaattgttaattttttttaccagTTAATCAGACCAAGTGATTGTTTCTACAGGATGGCCGTTTTGTTTCATTCTATGCAGAGGCCCTGATTAACTCCAGATTTGATGCAATTCCTGCCACTGGAGGAAACAGTGGGAAATTTTGCTGAGAGTTAATACACTATAGCTTGAATAATTGTCTGATTTAAATGTCTTCAGTGTAATGCTATATACTAATTTCCATAGGTTCAACAATGGATGGATGATTAAGATTGGAAGGGGACTTGATTATTTTAAGAAACCACAGGTAGGATataatcttatgagtatatatatagtgttgttttcatatcatttttaacagtatctttttttttttctcttcttaggGTCGTTTTTCCCTTGgatattgtgattttgatttaagACCATGTCATGAAACAACAGTGGATATTTTTCATACCACCCACACAAAAAAAATATGATGGGTAGCAGCCTTATATGTTTCTGCTCTAAGTGAtgtcttagtctattttctgttgctacaaCCAAATaccagactgggtaatttataaagaattgagatttatttagctcatgatTCTGGAGGCTGCAAAGTCCAAGAGCAAGGTGCCGGCATTTGATGGAGGCCTCCTTCCTGCATATTAACATGGCCGTGGCATCTCTGGCCAGAGAGAGCTCGCTACTACAACACACCACACCAGCAACAGCCCATAACCCATTATCACAAAGGAGCCTCTGCAACCCAGTCATCGCCCAGCACTGCTGCAGTGGGGACCAGATTTCCAGTACCTGAACTTCTGGGTCAAACCTTAGCCAGTGattattggattttatttttttatttgaacagaTGACTTTTATAATGTATGAATGTAACAATAAACTCTATTTCTAGTAATTTACGGCTGCATTGTTCACTTGAAGGAACTCCTGAGTACTTCTGTGAATATTATTCTCAGTAGATTCATAGTACAGTGTTTCTTTTCAGGTCACACAGCCAATTTAAACATTTCATCAGTTTTTCTCTTACTTTTTGGCAAATAATTGCACAAACAGTAAGTGGGTATCAAGAAGATATTAATCTTGACCCTGAAAAGGGAAAATTATCCTGGATTAGAGTGCTCTTAAGAGACAGATGGGAGGCAgatgttgtggcttagtgggttaaaccactgcttggatgtccatatcccacaccagagtggcagcccgagtcctagctgctctgcttcccatccatccTGCTAatcatcttgggaggcagcaggtgatagcccaagtgcttaggttcctgccacccatgtaggatacccctgtggagttacaggctcctggctttggcttctcccagccatggctgttgaaagcatttggagagttaaacgagtaggtggaagatccctctctattttttctctctctcgtgcctgttcaaatagataaaaaaataaacatttttaaaaggtggaCATTGGGAGTCCAATAACCAGACCAAAACACCACAACATTAATTTTATGATTAAATTAACTGTCGTTGGCAGAATCGCCAGTGTTCAGTTGTCTGATATGGATGACTCCATTCAATTTGAACCTGACTCTAGACAGGCACATCGACTCAGTTATGCAGATGCATTTTGCCCCTCATTCCCTTTGGCAAACCCTTGAAGCTCAGAATCCACTGGATTAATCCATCCAGATGCTGGTAGAGCGACTAGGGACAAAGATTAGGACTCATGGAGACGGTCAGGAAGAGGGAAAGCATCCTGGCGGCAGGGGGCAGCCCACAAGCTTAAAGAACAAAGCCAAAGTCCCTAAGGGAAAGCTGAAGTACCAGTTTTGCAGAGAGTATTCAACAGTGTGGTGGACCAAAGCCAGGTAAAGGCCACTGGAACAAGGTTAGACAGGGGTCCTGGGCAGCCTGGGACACTGGGTTTATGTTTAGTCTTTGTGTCCAACAGGTATTTGAATTGGCATTCAAAGACAGGAAGGGCTTCCAGGAAATTTCCTGatgtttttctttgatattttcaaGTTCAGTTGCTGATAAGGCTGAATCTGAAAAATAGACCCAACTAGTTTTTCTAAGATTATCTGGAAATTAAGGGTGTCTGGAGAACTCTTGGacaagttttttggtttttttttttttttttttttttttttttggttgctttaagattattttatttgaaagagttaaagtgAGAGAAGGGAagactgagagaggagagagatcttccatctgctggttcactccccagagggccataacaaccagggctggaccaggctgaagccaggagacccactgggtctcatgtaggtgcaggggtcctagcagggggccaccctctgctgctttcccaggtacattagcagggagctgtatcgcagtggagcagctgggactcagactgatgcccatatgggatgctggctctgcagatggcagcctaacctgctgcccTATGGCTCCAGCCCCAATTGGACAAGTGTTTAACTCCATCAAAAGTTCCCTTCTGCACAGTTCCCCAGCCTGTCTTGCCAGTACCCATTGCCAGGTGGAGTGGCTTTTCATTCAGGGGACAACTGTGGTAGACCTCTTTATCTTTTTCctgttaaaaataacaatttgatTTATAAGCCATTTGAATCTGTCACTATAGAGAGTAATTCACAGCCCTGTGAAATCAACTTTTATCCAACTTCTTTAAAAATCCTAGCTAAGAGATAGTGGCGTTTAAGAAAGTGAGTCTGTGTACTATCCATTATTTTAGATATTTGCAATTTTATCTCCAGATCAAATTAAAGTACCAGAAGGCTACCAAGTACAAGTTTAAATATATCAAGAGATGTGCAAGAATTACGTGGATATTTAAAAGCTTTATGAAAAGATGTAAAGGCAAACCAGAGCAACTGGAAAGACAAATTATATCCTGAAAGGGAAAAGTTAGTTTCAGTTCTCCCTAAATTAACTTACAAATCAGATGACAAAGGAGACCTAACACTAGACTTACCTGGCCCACTATAAAGAAAAAgctacaatatatatatataatacacacacacactcatgaacATCCAGTGACTAGTGTAATATCTGGCATATAGAAGCCACTCTGAAATAAACatagtgaatgaatgaactgtAGAGACAGGAAATGGTCAAGAatgatattttttgtttttacttatttgcgAGACAGAGCTGCTGCCTactggttcagtacccaaatgcccgcaacagctctccactggggccaaagccaaactgagaactcaatccaggtctcctacaaggtggcagggacccaactacctgagccatcccaGGATGCGCATAGCAGGAAggtgaaattgggagcagagctgggacttgaacccagatactctaatAAAGGATGCAGGCGTCTTCatcactaagccaaacacctgttCCTCTTACAAGTTTTTGCaatgaagagatggagagaaagggtcTTAAGCAGGAGAGTTCTGAGACCGAGATGTATGTTCACTAACTATGGTTAATGATACAGTAAAAAGGAACAGAGGGGAAAATGTGATACACAAAATACAAATTGATAGTGCAAGTCCAAACACAAGCAGGAGAGAACAGAATCCAGCGTACAATTAGGACAGCATTAAGGAAAGAAGGTACTTCTGAGACTGCATGAGAAATGTTGAAGTAGAAAGCATGGAGGCCACAGGGACTCTTACTGCATGCAACTCTCAAATTAGGAATGAAAGTTTAGGACAAGGTGAGATTCGTGGAAATCTGAGTGGGAGACCGGTGGAAACAATAATCCCTCTTAAGAAAGAGGGAGTGTACCAGAGACAAACCGAATGACACTAACAGCAAGAAGATATGAAATTGGACTAACATGTGTGATTACATAATCCCCACGCCCCCCAGCATTGCTTGACATTTAGGTACAGGTGTTTGGATTCAGCAAATGTGGCTGTGAGTAGGAGGTGAAGGGAGAGAAGTAAAAGAATACAGGTAAGAAAGTACAGTATTCTTGCAGTAATTCTGATTGGAATATGAAGGGAAGTGAAGCAAGAGTTAGGGCTCTTCTTTAATCTTACAGAGCAGTAGGTTTCGTTTAGTGGGAGAATGAAGACAATGAAACCTACTTAGTCCCCAATATTTGCAGATTCAGTCAACGAGGGATAAAAAATATTGGGGGGAGGGAATGCATCCCTACTGAACTTGTCTAGGCATTTGTCCTTGTCATTATgctctaaacaatacagtataacagctATCTACCTAGCTTTTACATTGCATTCTAGAGATGATTTACAATATATGGGAAGATACGCATAAAGGATATATGCCATCACCATGCCattttttgagacagagagaaaggtcttccttccgttggttcactccccagataactgctaCGGCCGACTCTGcaccggtccaaagccagaagccaggtgcttcttcctggtttcccatgtgggtgcaggggcccaagcacttgggccaaactccactgcactcccgggccacagcagagagctggactgaaagaggagcaaccaggactagaacctggcgcccatatgggatgctggtgccgcaggcgaaggattaaccaagtgagccatggcaccggcctcaccATGCCATTTCTTTAAGGAACTCAGTCATCCACAAATTTTGGTATCCTTCAGGTGTGCTGGAACCAATCTTTCATGGATACTGAGGGTCAACTGTGTAACTAAAAGGGAGAATTTTAGAGtttaagaaaaatagaagccTGGGTTATAATccttagaaataaaaaagcaaaaaacaaattcagagttcaGAGTGTCTAACATGGTTCCCATCTCGAGGTCAATAAATGAGGAAGAAGCTTGAATATAAATATGTGCCAGGTATTAAATCagtgaagaaagaaagagtatTCTAGAAGACGGTAGGAAATGGACAAGGATTGGTGATCATTTCAAATGGGAGTTACTGGGAGAGTAAGCACTCTCTCGTTTTTCAAAGCAGACACAAAACATGCAttgggaatttttattttctcattgaaaTGGTATTAAGAAATGTAGGAATCAcattattcctttaattttttcacaGAGCATATTCCATTTACTGTGCAGTTCATGGTCTTCTGGACATGTTCTAAGTAATATATTTGTTAGCATGGTAGTTTCAATTGGGCAAAACTTGCTGCcaataaaatttgaatttaatttgtCACATATTTCCAGTGGCAACCAATGATCAGGTGCTTCAATACTGCAGATTTCAATTCTGCCATTCTTTATGTCTATGAATACTTTAATTTCTAGGTGTGAGTGTTTATACAACACATTAAAGGAAGTGTTTATACTAAACTTTGGAGTTTTGCCATATATCCATTCCCAAGTTTGTAGCTCTTTGGCTTTGCTATTTATTCCAGGAAACAGTGTCTCGTCTGCTGGGTTTATTAGGGTAATGTGATTATCAAGTTGATGGTAGGCAGCATACTCTGCAGCAATGGCATTCATCACCACTTCACAGGTCAGAGTTggatctttttcaaaaagattcttTACCACGGAAGGTATGCTAGTGGTGGCATTGGTCTTGATCCCCTGGTAAGGGCTCTTCAGCAAAGAAGATAAGGCGGTCCTATCAGTACAACATAATAAAGTGCAATGGTGATAGGCAGTCACCCGGCCGATCTTAGAGGCTGTTCCTGAGATTTTAAACTGTCCATCGAGTAAAAGGTCAAACCTTTTGGTAGCCTGCACATCCAGCTGGGGTTGGATGGCATTCAGAGCTCTCACAACCAATGTCAGATTTTTCATTCTATCATACCTGTTTTTGGTTGTAAAGAAAGTCAAGTTGATATTACCCATATCATGGTAGACTGCTCCTCCTCCACTTCTTCTCCGAGCCAGTTTTATACCTCCTTCTCTCATCAGATTCAGATTACATTCCTGCCAAGGATTCTGATGCCTACCAATTACAACAGAGGGAGAATTTCTCCAAAAGAAAAGAATCGGCTTGCCTTCTAGATTCACATGGTCATGGATCCAGTCTTCCACAGCCAGATTTTGATAAACGTCATTGGAAACTGACTGTAAAATGAGTCCACTTTTTACTGTGGTTTTAAAGCCAGCTACTGGGACCTTGTGGTTACAAAGTAACTGGAGGCAATTCTTCATTGAAAATGGAGTCCGCATGCTCTGAAAAATGGAATACAAACCAGTAAattcaaggaaaattaaattcTCTTTTCTCACTATCAATTATTGGTTATTTATTCCAAACACACCTAATTCTCTGAAGTATCCAGTTCAGTTGCTTCTCATGCCTTTTAGCTTTATTCTTAGTCCTCTGCAACTCTACAACACAGTACTGAAAGTACTATTTGATCCCTCTTTCTTGTaatatttagaaggcagagacgGAGATAGaactcttctatttgctggtccactcccaaatgccagtgacagccagggtgggccaagCTAAAGaccggagcccagaactctgtctggatcgcccctgtgggtagcagaaaACCAagtcttgaaccatcacctgctgcctcccagggtggctaTCAgcagatgctggatcagaagtggagtagccaagactccagGCTCgacactccaatgtgagatgtggccatcccaagtggGGACTTGTCTATTGTGCCAAACAccattcccttctctccctccctccctctctcccccctcaccctGGTTCAGATCCTTGTTATCTTCAGCCTTGACAACTGCATTAGTCTACTAGCTGCTCTCCCTACTTCTAGTCTATCCTTTCTCTAACATGTTGTCAACCTGCAGCAGCAGGCTTATTTAATGGCCGACTTAACACTTTCCTGCTTAAAACATTTGTGAAGGTAATAGCTACTGTTCAGTCCTGGCGCTGCGGcttgataggctaatcctccacctgcggcgccggcactctgggttctagtcccggtcgcccctcctccggtccagctctctgctgtggcccgggagtgcagtggaggatggcccaagtgcttgggccctgcaccccatgggagaccaggagaagcacctggctcctggcttcggatcagcgcagtgcgccggccgcagcacaccggccacagtggccattggagggtgaaccaacagtaaaggaagacctttctccctgtctctctctctcccactgtcccctctgcctgtaaaaaaaaaaaaaaaaagtaaatagagcAAACTCCAAATAATTTCAGTTGACATAGTTTTCAAGCAGTAAGTCTACAGCATATACATTATGTACTAAATCTCAGAGCTgagaaaatttattattattattgttacttttgagaggcacagagagagagagagagagagagagagagagagagcttccattcactagttcattttccaaatgcctgcgatggctgaagccagagctgggtaccAGAAACTCAATTCTTGAGCCAACATTGcttcctctcagggtgcacattatcaggaagccagagtcaggagtggGAGCCAGGTGTCGAACCCAGAAAGTCTGATGTGAGCCGTAAGCATCTtggctggcatcttaactactaggccaaatgcctgctccaaatcttttttttttttttttttttttgacaggcagagtggacagtgagagagacagagagaaaggtcttccttttgccgttggtttaccctccaatggccagcgcactgcagctggcgcactgcgctgatccgaagccaggagccaggtgcttctcctggtctcccatgtgggtgcagggcccaagcacttgggccatcctccactgcactcccgggccacagcagagagctggcctggaagaggggcaaccgggacagaatccagcaccctgaccgggactagaacctggtgtgccggtgccgcaaggcagaggattagcctagtgagccgcagcgccggcctgctccaaatcattttaaagtatttctttattcgagaggtagaagCAGGGGTTCGGGGAGGGCtagctcccatttgttggttcactttccaagtgcctGCATAGGCAtaggctcaggctgggccagggccaaaactgtgaatgcaacccaggtctcctatgggggtgaAGGCAACCtcattacttgaggcatcaccgctgcctcccaggaggcaggactgcactggcaggaagctggagtcagaagctgaagtcaggagtcaaacccagatactctgatgtgggatgcaagcatcgtgactaaatgcccactccatcAAACCTAagcaaattattttgaattcacaAGTAATACAAGTTCATTGAGAAAAATGAGAAGATACTGAtaagtaaaatacagaaaataaaagaatccaTAATCGCACCACCTGGAGAGGatcaaaatttaacattttagtaTATACCCACTTTATTTCAggccatatgtgtgtgtatacgcatgcacgcacacacatacacacagaggttATTCCAGGCAAAGGCAAGAGTCATCCAATAGTAAGGCATC
This region includes:
- the MITD1 gene encoding MIT domain-containing protein 1 isoform X1 — its product is MAKSGLGREPDSSAAVTVLSRAVELDSESRYQPALVCYQEGIDLLLQVLRGTKDPAKRCSLREKISGYMDRAENIKKYLDQVKEDGKYHKQIKIEENATGFSYESLFQEYLNETVTEVWIEDPYIRQTHQLYNFLRFCEMLIKRPCKVKTIHLLTSLDEGIGNMQQSSGLKEIKESLRNHGVLLEVEYSSSIHDREIRFNNGWMIKIGRGLDYFKKPQGRFSLGYCDFDLRPCHETTVDIFHTTHTKKI
- the MITD1 gene encoding MIT domain-containing protein 1 isoform X2 translates to MAKSGLGREPDSSAAVTVLSRAVELDSESRYQPALVCYQEGIDLLLQVLRDGKYHKQIKIEENATGFSYESLFQEYLNETVTEVWIEDPYIRQTHQLYNFLRFCEMLIKRPCKVKTIHLLTSLDEGIGNMQQSSGLKEIKESLRNHGVLLEVEYSSSIHDREIRFNNGWMIKIGRGLDYFKKPQGRFSLGYCDFDLRPCHETTVDIFHTTHTKKI
- the LIPT1 gene encoding lipoyl amidotransferase LIPT1, mitochondrial: MRTPFSMKNCLQLLCNHKVPVAGFKTTVKSGLILQSVSNDVYQNLAVEDWIHDHVNLEGKPILFFWRNSPSVVIGRHQNPWQECNLNLMREGGIKLARRRSGGGAVYHDMGNINLTFFTTKNRYDRMKNLTLVVRALNAIQPQLDVQATKRFDLLLDGQFKISGTASKIGRVTAYHHCTLLCCTDRTALSSLLKSPYQGIKTNATTSIPSVVKNLFEKDPTLTCEVVMNAIAAEYAAYHQLDNHITLINPADETLFPGINSKAKELQTWEWIYGKTPKFSINTSFNVLYKHSHLEIKVFIDIKNGRIEICSIEAPDHWLPLEICDKLNSNFIGSKFCPIETTMLTNILLRTCPEDHELHSKWNMLCEKIKGIM